The following are encoded in a window of Bacillus xiapuensis genomic DNA:
- the rpsP gene encoding 30S ribosomal protein S16, whose product MAVKIRLKRMGAKRNPFYRIVVADSRSPRDGRQIETIGTYNPVVQPAEVKIDEELALKWMQNGAKPSDTVRNLFSNAGIMEKFHLAKHGK is encoded by the coding sequence ATGGCAGTAAAAATTCGTTTAAAACGCATGGGTGCAAAAAGAAACCCATTCTATCGTATCGTAGTAGCAGATTCTCGTTCTCCTCGCGACGGACGCCAAATCGAAACAATCGGCACATACAATCCAGTCGTTCAGCCAGCTGAAGTGAAGATTGACGAGGAGCTTGCGCTTAAATGGATGCAAAATGGCGCGAAACCATCTGATACAGTGCGCAACCTTTTCTCTAATGCTGGCATCATGGAGAAATTCCATCTTGCGAAACACGGCAAGTAA